A stretch of Spirosoma oryzicola DNA encodes these proteins:
- a CDS encoding DNA alkylation repair protein: protein MTYADIKKAILDQADAERARILAGFFKTKPGQYGEGDQFLGLSMPQQHAIAKLYLHCPTEEVENLLHEPFHEMRMVGLLIWVYQARKAGPVQQQVLMEHYLTNRRYVNNWDLIDVTCPHLVGRPLLQSDRAVLYDLAREDHLWSQRIAIVSTFTFIRAGQFADTFAIAKLLLAHKHDLIHKAIGWMLREVGKRNTEALDEFLHDTVRQIPRTTLRYAIEKFEPARRKYYLTL, encoded by the coding sequence GTGACTTACGCTGATATAAAAAAGGCTATTTTGGATCAGGCCGATGCGGAGCGTGCCCGTATATTAGCTGGTTTCTTTAAAACAAAACCCGGCCAGTATGGCGAAGGCGACCAGTTCTTGGGGCTGTCGATGCCTCAGCAACACGCTATCGCGAAGCTGTATTTACATTGCCCGACTGAAGAGGTGGAAAACCTACTGCACGAGCCATTTCACGAAATGCGGATGGTTGGCTTGTTGATTTGGGTCTATCAGGCTCGAAAAGCGGGCCCTGTGCAGCAGCAGGTTTTGATGGAGCATTATCTGACCAATCGACGGTATGTCAACAACTGGGATTTGATTGATGTAACCTGCCCGCATCTTGTTGGGCGGCCTTTGCTGCAAAGTGATCGCGCTGTGTTGTACGATTTAGCCCGTGAAGATCACCTGTGGAGCCAGCGGATTGCCATTGTTTCGACGTTTACGTTTATTCGGGCGGGGCAGTTTGCCGACACATTTGCCATTGCGAAGTTGTTATTAGCGCACAAACATGATCTTATTCACAAAGCGATTGGCTGGATGTTACGAGAAGTTGGCAAACGAAATACGGAAGCGCTTGACGAATTTTTACACGATACTGTTCGCCAAATACCGCGTACAACCCTTCGTTATGCCATCGAGAAGTTCGAACCAGCCCGGCGGAAGTATTATCTAACGCTGTAA
- the murG gene encoding undecaprenyldiphospho-muramoylpentapeptide beta-N-acetylglucosaminyltransferase — protein sequence MRIIISGGGTGGHIYPAIAIANELKTIDPATEILFVGAEGKMEMEKVPRAGYQIVGLPVVGIKRELTLANLAFPFKLGRSFLRAQQIVRDFQPDAAVGVGGYASGPLLLAASMKGIPTLIQEQNSYAGITNKALARWAKRICVAYPGMEAFFPADKIKLTGNPVRSDIQFADTQVDAGRNLFGLEPGRPTLLVIGGSQGARTLNESLESGLQRFVDAGVQVVWQTGPAFIERARAAVASVGSPLIKAYDFIYEMDKAYAVANAVVSRAGALSVSELCLVGRPAILVPLPTAAEDHQTKNAMSLVERKAALLVNDRTAREELVTAALSLLDDSAQRQQLSEAIKTLAKPNAARDIAQEVIHLTGSSKKVAR from the coding sequence ATGAGAATAATTATCAGCGGGGGCGGAACCGGCGGTCATATCTATCCGGCTATCGCGATTGCTAATGAATTGAAAACCATCGATCCAGCTACCGAAATTTTGTTCGTGGGAGCAGAGGGCAAAATGGAAATGGAAAAAGTACCGCGGGCTGGTTACCAGATCGTGGGGTTACCGGTTGTCGGCATCAAGCGAGAACTGACGCTCGCTAATCTGGCTTTCCCGTTCAAATTGGGCCGGAGCTTTCTGCGGGCGCAGCAGATTGTACGCGACTTCCAACCCGATGCAGCTGTTGGCGTCGGTGGTTACGCGAGTGGGCCGTTGCTGCTGGCTGCGTCGATGAAAGGGATTCCCACGCTCATCCAGGAACAGAATTCGTACGCTGGTATAACCAATAAGGCCTTAGCGCGGTGGGCGAAACGCATCTGTGTGGCCTATCCGGGAATGGAGGCTTTTTTTCCGGCAGATAAAATTAAATTAACCGGCAATCCAGTTCGTAGCGATATTCAGTTTGCCGATACGCAAGTCGATGCCGGACGAAACCTGTTCGGATTGGAGCCGGGCCGACCGACCCTGCTGGTGATTGGCGGCAGCCAGGGAGCCAGAACCCTGAACGAAAGCCTGGAGTCTGGTCTTCAACGCTTTGTCGATGCGGGTGTGCAGGTCGTCTGGCAAACGGGTCCCGCTTTTATTGAACGGGCCAGAGCCGCTGTTGCCTCGGTTGGGTCGCCTTTAATCAAGGCGTACGATTTCATTTACGAGATGGATAAAGCCTATGCGGTAGCCAATGCCGTCGTCTCCAGAGCGGGTGCCTTGTCCGTTTCCGAACTTTGTTTAGTGGGTAGACCCGCCATTTTGGTACCTTTGCCGACCGCTGCCGAAGATCACCAGACGAAAAACGCGATGAGCCTGGTCGAGCGTAAAGCGGCTTTGCTGGTCAATGACCGTACCGCTCGTGAAGAACTCGTAACGGCGGCCCTGAGTTTGCTGGACGATTCGGCTCAGCGCCAACAATTAAGCGAAGCTATCAAAACGCTGGCAAAGCCTAATGCTGCCCGCGACATTGCCCAGGAAGTAATTCATCTCACGGGGTCAAGTAAAAAGGTGGCTCGATAA
- a CDS encoding T9SS type A sorting domain-containing protein: MKTITILLLVVCSIRTSYATHLLGGYIQVKPVAGSTLTYEITATLYLDEIRGTAAASAMSSLSLCFGDGQSAEVFRQSRILSTNKENSVNTYRMVHTYSGPSTYTVSTAIVNRTPSLNIPNSSTEQEPLTLSTTFLTTGLSNQTPNLSVSLTNFTIGLNQRATLSLQATDTEGDSLVYALTRPLTSASGTGCTYRAVTAYQFPNDLSRQGTFKLNSRTGELIWDAPTQQGYFSVAITVSEYRNGVLISQTREEIPLIVVDRPGTPSVIPPYEPALTGTVVTGLPEYRDEDVSFSVFPNPVEDRLQVLIQTSNPSTVSLQLIDAGGRKLHEIAFRKAARQHEQVIGMGSLSPGVYLLQATIAGRIMVQKILKK, from the coding sequence ATGAAAACAATTACGATTCTACTCCTCGTGGTTTGTAGCATCCGCACGTCCTACGCTACTCACCTGCTCGGCGGCTACATTCAGGTAAAACCAGTTGCTGGCTCGACGCTAACGTACGAAATAACAGCAACACTGTATTTGGACGAAATACGAGGTACCGCTGCCGCTAGTGCGATGAGTAGTTTGTCCTTGTGCTTTGGTGATGGGCAAAGCGCGGAGGTATTTCGGCAAAGCCGAATTCTATCTACGAACAAAGAAAATAGCGTTAATACGTATCGAATGGTTCACACTTATTCGGGTCCTAGCACATACACCGTGTCAACTGCCATCGTGAACCGAACTCCATCCCTTAACATTCCTAACAGCTCTACGGAACAGGAGCCCCTTACGCTTTCAACGACTTTTTTAACCACCGGCCTCTCAAACCAGACGCCAAACTTATCTGTTTCCCTAACTAATTTTACAATAGGGCTAAATCAGCGAGCTACGTTATCGTTACAAGCGACAGACACTGAAGGCGACAGCCTGGTGTATGCCCTGACTCGACCGCTGACCAGTGCGTCCGGTACTGGCTGTACATATCGTGCAGTGACAGCCTATCAATTCCCGAATGACCTTTCTCGTCAAGGTACCTTTAAGCTAAACAGCCGAACCGGTGAGCTTATTTGGGACGCGCCAACACAACAGGGCTACTTTAGCGTAGCGATCACGGTGAGCGAATACCGCAACGGTGTGTTGATCAGCCAGACACGCGAAGAAATTCCGTTGATCGTCGTTGACAGACCCGGCACACCCAGCGTTATTCCACCGTACGAACCGGCCCTGACAGGAACGGTCGTTACGGGGTTGCCTGAATACCGCGATGAAGATGTATCGTTCTCGGTGTTCCCAAATCCAGTCGAAGATCGCTTGCAGGTACTGATACAAACCAGTAATCCGAGTACGGTTTCACTTCAGCTAATCGACGCTGGCGGACGAAAATTGCACGAAATAGCCTTCCGCAAAGCGGCTCGTCAGCATGAACAGGTTATTGGGATGGGTAGCCTTTCACCGGGTGTATACCTGCTTCAGGCGACGATAGCGGGCCGGATAATGGTTCAGAAAATTCTTAAGAAGTAA
- a CDS encoding radical SAM protein: MRIVSHPVLCNYYVTYRCNATCSFCDIWERPSPYVTLENARQNLRDLKKLGVRVVDFTGGEPLLHRQLPELLQEAKKLGLITTVTTNGLLYPKYAERLRGLVDMLHFSLDSPVAAEHNQSRGVRCFDKVMESIKLARQLGERPDILFTVFERNVSQIRQMRDEICLPNDLVLILNPVFDYNSVETGSLSNHALNELSWWGGQKNVYLNDAFVQLRLDGGNHIDKPVCKAGSTTLVISPENKLVLPCYHLGLKDFAIDGQLYDLYRSSEVQQLVALEGRLPACEGCVINCYMQPSFAVEVNKYWWKALPSTLKYNWVKGTWKQLF, from the coding sequence ATGCGTATCGTTTCTCATCCGGTTTTGTGCAATTACTACGTGACGTACCGCTGTAACGCCACCTGTAGTTTTTGCGATATATGGGAGCGGCCTTCGCCGTACGTTACGCTGGAAAATGCACGACAAAATCTGCGTGATCTAAAGAAATTAGGGGTTCGGGTGGTTGACTTTACGGGTGGCGAACCGCTGCTGCATCGTCAACTGCCCGAACTGCTTCAGGAAGCCAAGAAACTAGGTCTGATCACTACCGTTACGACCAACGGGCTCCTGTATCCCAAATACGCCGAACGGCTGCGGGGTCTGGTCGATATGCTTCACTTTTCGCTCGATTCGCCCGTCGCTGCCGAGCACAACCAATCGCGCGGTGTACGTTGCTTCGACAAGGTAATGGAGTCAATTAAGCTCGCCCGACAGCTGGGCGAACGGCCTGACATTCTGTTTACGGTATTTGAACGGAACGTGTCCCAAATTCGGCAGATGCGCGACGAAATCTGTCTGCCCAACGATCTGGTACTGATCTTAAATCCGGTCTTTGATTACAATTCGGTCGAAACGGGTAGCTTATCCAACCATGCGCTCAATGAGTTGTCGTGGTGGGGAGGTCAGAAAAACGTTTACCTGAACGACGCGTTCGTGCAACTTCGCCTTGACGGAGGCAATCACATCGACAAGCCCGTTTGTAAAGCGGGCAGTACCACGCTGGTTATTTCTCCTGAGAATAAATTAGTCTTGCCCTGCTATCATCTGGGCCTGAAAGACTTTGCTATCGATGGACAATTGTATGATCTGTATCGCTCCAGCGAAGTACAACAGCTAGTAGCGCTGGAAGGGAGATTACCTGCCTGCGAGGGCTGCGTGATCAACTGCTATATGCAGCCTTCCTTTGCCGTAGAAGTCAATAAATACTGGTGGAAAGCCTTGCCCAGCACGCTTAAGTACAATTGGGTAAAAGGCACCTGGAAACAACTGTTTTAG
- a CDS encoding cell division protein FtsQ/DivIB, with protein MFSTFKSIKKRLFAIGGLLVLLSLIAFTEIKHRQKRVQAVVIHIDQIDGHSFLTRKDVTGYLTNEGADPVIGKVYKELNFHQLEERLRRHGLVNSCQISRDLTGDLLVTVEQPRPLARLIVSGDGVQTVAGQYVSEEGRFFPISMNYSARVPVLTGDYFVKNRSLASERNRPLLELLKRIRDDPFWRAQITEVSVDGQGEVRMWPQMGNHQIELGTPTDLEAKFKKLKLFYTDVLPAKGWDRYSRVNVQYRNQIVCE; from the coding sequence ATGTTTTCTACCTTTAAATCAATCAAGAAGCGATTATTCGCAATTGGTGGACTTTTAGTGCTACTTAGCCTAATCGCCTTTACCGAGATTAAGCATAGGCAGAAACGAGTACAAGCCGTCGTTATACATATTGATCAGATCGACGGACACTCATTTCTTACCAGGAAGGACGTTACTGGCTATCTGACAAACGAAGGAGCTGACCCGGTAATCGGTAAAGTGTATAAGGAGCTGAATTTTCACCAGTTGGAAGAACGGCTGCGCCGACACGGATTAGTAAACAGCTGTCAGATTTCTCGTGACCTGACAGGTGACCTACTCGTCACAGTCGAGCAGCCTCGACCGTTAGCCCGGTTGATTGTTTCAGGTGATGGTGTACAGACGGTTGCGGGCCAATACGTAAGCGAAGAAGGACGGTTTTTCCCGATTTCGATGAACTATTCGGCGCGTGTACCTGTATTGACCGGCGATTATTTTGTCAAAAATCGTTCACTGGCGAGTGAACGAAACCGGCCACTGCTAGAATTGCTTAAACGGATTCGCGATGATCCGTTCTGGCGTGCTCAAATCACGGAAGTTTCTGTGGATGGGCAGGGTGAGGTGAGGATGTGGCCGCAGATGGGCAACCACCAGATTGAATTGGGAACACCGACCGATCTGGAGGCCAAGTTTAAGAAATTGAAATTGTTTTATACAGACGTTCTACCCGCCAAAGGTTGGGACCGATACAGCCGGGTGAACGTTCAATATCGAAATCAAATCGTGTGCGAATGA
- the ftsZ gene encoding cell division protein FtsZ, producing MLSQGYRFEIPDDNPTIIKVVGVGGMGGNAVKHMYNLEMKDVNFAVCNTDRQALMSNPVPTKLQLGDGLGAGTEAKAGEDAARASIEEIRNLLAPPTKMVFITAGMGGGTGTGAAPVVAEVAREMGLLTVAVVTAPYYFEGTDKKEQAREGIERLKKSCDTVLVVLNDKLAELYSELTWTDAYAHADDVLANAVKSIAEIITTQGDINADFADVKKVLESAGQSVMGSAEASGEDRAVKAIEAALNSPLLNDHDIRGAKRILLTISSSKEHAMKLKEQMAISEHVAKKIQAEARMFKFGAITDKNLGESLRVTIIAAGFDGTNALMEQLKSPVEPEAEEAIVPEEVDESGTTVEDALAQDQALPVDELEPVEAEAEVAAPEPVTMTAKVDERQLTPTSLNGTTIIRPEPINGFHPTHDDGGTLVLDDEERYDDAELIRRTIDTFMKGQYSASDLDRPTFERNKTVLYQMPMLPENEFVRSKLND from the coding sequence ATGCTGAGTCAGGGCTATAGATTCGAAATACCAGATGACAATCCAACCATAATCAAGGTTGTGGGCGTAGGCGGCATGGGCGGAAATGCGGTCAAGCACATGTATAACCTTGAGATGAAGGATGTAAACTTCGCCGTTTGTAATACGGATCGCCAGGCTCTGATGAGTAATCCTGTGCCGACCAAATTACAACTGGGTGATGGACTGGGAGCCGGTACCGAGGCTAAAGCCGGTGAAGATGCGGCCCGGGCCAGCATTGAAGAAATCCGTAACCTGCTGGCTCCGCCAACCAAAATGGTTTTCATTACGGCAGGTATGGGTGGCGGTACAGGTACGGGTGCGGCTCCGGTCGTAGCCGAAGTGGCGCGGGAAATGGGGCTACTAACGGTAGCCGTTGTTACTGCTCCTTATTACTTTGAAGGAACTGATAAGAAAGAACAGGCACGAGAAGGGATTGAAAGGCTAAAGAAAAGCTGCGATACCGTTCTCGTTGTCCTTAACGATAAGCTTGCGGAGCTATACAGTGAACTAACCTGGACGGATGCTTACGCGCATGCCGATGATGTGCTGGCTAATGCGGTAAAGAGTATTGCAGAAATCATCACGACTCAAGGGGATATCAACGCTGACTTTGCCGACGTTAAAAAAGTGCTGGAAAGCGCTGGGCAGTCGGTGATGGGCTCTGCCGAAGCGAGTGGTGAAGACCGGGCGGTTAAGGCCATTGAAGCGGCACTTAATTCGCCTTTGCTCAACGATCACGACATTCGGGGTGCCAAGCGAATTCTGCTTACTATTTCGTCGAGTAAGGAACACGCCATGAAGCTGAAAGAGCAAATGGCTATTTCGGAGCACGTTGCCAAGAAAATTCAGGCCGAAGCCCGGATGTTTAAATTCGGTGCTATTACGGATAAAAATCTGGGCGAAAGTCTGCGCGTAACCATTATTGCGGCCGGGTTCGACGGTACAAACGCGCTTATGGAGCAGCTCAAAAGCCCGGTAGAGCCTGAAGCAGAAGAAGCGATTGTACCGGAAGAAGTTGATGAGTCGGGCACTACCGTAGAAGATGCACTGGCGCAGGACCAGGCGTTGCCAGTGGACGAACTAGAGCCTGTTGAAGCGGAAGCCGAGGTTGCTGCTCCGGAGCCGGTAACGATGACCGCGAAAGTTGATGAGCGGCAATTGACACCGACCAGCCTGAACGGAACGACTATTATCAGACCTGAGCCAATCAATGGGTTTCACCCAACGCATGATGACGGCGGAACCTTGGTGTTGGATGACGAAGAACGGTACGATGACGCTGAACTGATCCGACGTACTATCGATACATTTATGAAGGGACAGTATTCTGCCTCCGATCTTGACCGGCCAACGTTTGAGCGCAACAAAACGGTATTGTACCAAATGCCGATGTTACCCGAAAACGAATTTGTACGGTCGAAGCTCAACGATTAG
- the murC gene encoding UDP-N-acetylmuramate--L-alanine ligase, giving the protein MTLDQFKYIYFLGIGGIGMSALARWFRVNGYEVAGYDKTPTALTSALQTEGISIHFLEDVEQIPVAFRQNPAETLVIYTPAVPKTHQEYVYLTESGFTLQKRSQVLGLLAGQMKTIGVAGTHGKTTTSSMVAHILRHSGVNCAAFLGGITNNYGTNFLLNEPADDLRSVVCVVEADEFDRSFLTLFPHLAIVTSTDADHLDIYGAHEAVLESFGLFVSQIEPDGTLFMKKGLSLAGKTKATVQEYSLQEGDYHSQNLRIENAAFVFDLAHPNGTITDIQLIVPGFHNVENAVAASAVALKLGVSADAIRAALNTYQGVRRRFEYILKTDQAVLIDDYAHHPAEVSAFLSSVKALYPDRELTAIFQPHLYSRTRDFAEGFAESLSLADHVILLDIYPARELPIEGVSSELIFSNIQAKSKRQSTKAELVDVVREMKSTLLVTIGAGDIDQMLPYLKEVLKDQ; this is encoded by the coding sequence ATGACTTTAGATCAATTTAAATACATTTATTTCCTCGGTATTGGAGGCATTGGGATGAGCGCGTTAGCGCGCTGGTTTCGCGTGAACGGTTACGAAGTCGCCGGTTACGATAAAACGCCTACTGCGCTGACATCGGCCCTACAAACCGAAGGAATCAGTATTCATTTTCTGGAAGACGTTGAGCAGATTCCGGTCGCTTTTCGCCAAAACCCAGCGGAGACGCTGGTCATCTACACGCCTGCCGTTCCTAAAACGCATCAGGAGTATGTTTATCTGACGGAAAGTGGATTCACGCTGCAAAAACGTTCGCAGGTGCTGGGACTTTTGGCCGGTCAGATGAAAACCATTGGCGTGGCTGGAACGCATGGGAAAACAACAACATCGTCGATGGTGGCGCATATTCTACGTCATTCGGGTGTCAACTGTGCGGCTTTCTTGGGCGGTATTACCAATAATTACGGTACTAATTTTCTGCTTAACGAACCCGCCGACGATCTTCGTTCGGTGGTGTGCGTGGTCGAAGCCGATGAGTTTGATCGTTCGTTCCTGACGCTTTTTCCCCATCTGGCCATTGTGACCTCAACGGACGCCGACCACCTTGATATTTACGGCGCCCATGAGGCTGTTCTTGAATCATTTGGCTTATTCGTTAGCCAGATTGAGCCAGACGGTACCCTGTTCATGAAAAAAGGATTATCACTGGCCGGCAAAACAAAAGCAACGGTTCAGGAGTATTCCCTTCAGGAAGGTGATTACCACAGCCAGAATCTAAGGATCGAAAACGCAGCATTTGTGTTTGATCTAGCGCATCCAAATGGCACCATCACCGATATTCAACTGATCGTACCGGGATTTCATAACGTAGAAAACGCTGTAGCAGCTAGTGCCGTGGCCTTAAAGCTAGGCGTATCTGCCGACGCGATCCGCGCTGCGCTGAATACGTACCAGGGAGTCCGTCGTCGGTTTGAATACATTCTTAAAACGGATCAAGCCGTGCTGATCGACGACTATGCGCATCACCCCGCAGAGGTCAGCGCATTTTTATCGTCGGTCAAAGCATTATACCCCGATCGTGAATTGACGGCTATTTTTCAGCCGCACCTGTACAGCCGCACCCGCGATTTTGCGGAAGGTTTCGCAGAAAGTTTGTCACTGGCCGATCATGTGATCTTGCTGGATATTTACCCAGCGCGCGAATTGCCAATTGAGGGCGTGTCCTCTGAATTGATTTTTAGCAATATTCAAGCTAAAAGCAAACGGCAAAGTACCAAAGCGGAACTAGTAGACGTTGTGCGAGAGATGAAATCTACGTTGCTTGTAACCATAGGTGCCGGTGATATAGATCAAATGTTACCGTACTTGAAAGAGGTCCTAAAAGACCAATAG
- the ftsA gene encoding cell division protein FtsA, which translates to MTTTSIGDKIVVGLDIGSTKVCAVAGRVVRNNKDQETLEVLGVGETPLADGVTKGSVVNVNNTVSAIRRAVSEASNQSNLNIHLVNVSFSGAHVLSVKSTGSITRSSSGDEIQSEDIDHLLSDMYRTSIPADKEIIHVLPMDFVVDGETNVNQPVGRNGVKLGADFQLITAQANAARNVRKCIMRNNLQQETMMLSPLASGLAVLTDEEKDAGVALVDIGGGTTELAIYYRGVLRHVAVFPWAGNSLTADIQSGCKIMPDQAEQLKKRFGNANPGEYNINEVVAVPGLSNRKPKDVLLKNVATIIEDRLREIAALVQAEIIRAGYEGKLLAGIVLTGGTALVPGVEQIFSRVTGTEAKVGYPEHLEPNGRADLVGDPAYATAVGLVWAGYKTIDNRISFISDPARAAYIEEQTPAPVRPPYGNPVMSGRDKTPEKEPPPAPKKGGLLSWLREALQPIRGSETDPY; encoded by the coding sequence ATGACGACGACAAGCATTGGCGACAAAATTGTGGTAGGTCTGGACATCGGCAGCACGAAAGTGTGTGCGGTGGCAGGCCGTGTAGTGCGTAATAACAAAGATCAGGAAACGCTCGAAGTATTGGGCGTAGGTGAAACACCGTTAGCTGACGGAGTAACAAAAGGGTCGGTTGTGAATGTGAACAATACGGTAAGCGCTATTCGGCGGGCCGTATCCGAAGCGTCGAATCAGTCGAACCTGAATATTCATTTGGTCAATGTAAGCTTTAGCGGGGCGCACGTTTTATCTGTTAAATCAACTGGTAGCATCACCCGCTCGTCGTCGGGCGATGAAATTCAGTCGGAGGATATCGATCACCTGTTAAGTGATATGTATCGGACATCGATTCCTGCTGATAAAGAGATTATTCATGTGTTACCAATGGACTTTGTGGTTGACGGCGAAACAAATGTCAACCAGCCCGTTGGTCGTAATGGTGTTAAGCTTGGTGCTGATTTTCAGTTGATTACGGCGCAGGCGAATGCTGCTCGAAACGTTCGCAAATGCATCATGCGGAATAACCTTCAGCAGGAAACCATGATGCTGTCTCCGCTAGCGTCCGGCCTGGCGGTATTAACCGATGAAGAAAAGGATGCGGGTGTCGCTCTGGTGGACATTGGCGGAGGAACTACCGAACTGGCAATTTATTACCGGGGTGTGTTACGGCACGTTGCGGTATTTCCCTGGGCGGGTAACAGCCTGACTGCTGATATTCAGTCGGGTTGTAAAATCATGCCTGATCAGGCCGAGCAGTTGAAAAAGCGGTTTGGCAATGCTAATCCTGGCGAATACAACATCAATGAAGTGGTGGCTGTACCGGGTCTGAGCAATCGGAAACCCAAAGACGTTTTGCTCAAAAACGTAGCCACCATCATTGAAGATCGCTTACGGGAGATTGCTGCCCTGGTACAGGCCGAAATTATTCGGGCTGGTTACGAAGGAAAGCTGCTGGCTGGTATCGTGCTGACTGGAGGAACTGCTCTGGTACCGGGTGTTGAACAAATTTTTAGCCGTGTCACCGGGACAGAAGCAAAAGTCGGTTATCCCGAACATCTGGAACCGAATGGCCGCGCTGATCTGGTGGGCGATCCAGCGTATGCTACTGCCGTTGGCTTAGTTTGGGCCGGATACAAAACCATTGATAACCGTATATCGTTTATCAGCGACCCGGCTCGGGCGGCATACATCGAAGAACAGACACCTGCACCTGTCCGACCGCCTTATGGCAATCCAGTAATGAGCGGTCGTGATAAAACGCCCGAAAAGGAACCTCCTCCAGCACCCAAGAAAGGAGGGCTACTAAGTTGGCTTAGAGAAGCTCTTCAGCCAATTCGGGGCAGCGAAACTGATCCGTATTAA
- the accD gene encoding acetyl-CoA carboxylase, carboxyltransferase subunit beta: protein MSWFVRKDKGIQTPTELKREAPDGLWYQCPNCKKVMHTREHKLNAYTCVHCNYHEKIGSEAYFSILFDENEFTELDENMTSGDPLKFVDTKAYPDRIKTTIAKTGLKDAVRTAHGPVNGRTVTMAVMDFNFIGGSMGSVVGEKIARAIDHAIRNKTPFLMVSRSGGARMMEAGFSLMQMAKTSAKLALLSEAKLPYVSLLTDPTTGGVTASYAMLGDFNIAEPEALIGFAGPRVIRETIGKDLPKGFQSAEFVLDHGFLDFIVDRKDLKEKLTNLFRMLE from the coding sequence ATGTCTTGGTTCGTCCGAAAAGATAAGGGTATTCAGACCCCAACCGAACTGAAGCGGGAAGCTCCCGACGGTCTGTGGTATCAATGCCCAAACTGTAAAAAAGTAATGCACACGCGCGAGCATAAGCTTAACGCGTACACCTGCGTTCATTGTAATTATCACGAAAAAATCGGTTCGGAGGCTTATTTCTCGATCCTCTTCGATGAGAACGAATTTACCGAACTCGACGAAAACATGACTTCCGGCGATCCGCTGAAGTTTGTCGATACAAAGGCGTATCCGGATCGGATCAAAACAACCATTGCCAAAACGGGCTTGAAAGACGCTGTTCGTACGGCTCATGGCCCGGTAAATGGCCGGACCGTCACGATGGCGGTGATGGATTTCAACTTTATCGGTGGTTCAATGGGGTCGGTTGTCGGCGAAAAAATTGCGCGGGCCATTGATCATGCCATTCGGAATAAAACACCGTTCCTCATGGTTTCTCGGTCGGGGGGAGCGCGCATGATGGAAGCGGGCTTCTCGCTGATGCAGATGGCCAAGACATCTGCCAAGCTAGCGTTGCTGTCCGAAGCTAAATTGCCGTACGTATCGCTGCTAACCGACCCAACAACGGGTGGCGTCACGGCTTCGTACGCTATGCTGGGCGATTTCAACATTGCGGAACCGGAGGCATTAATTGGTTTTGCCGGCCCACGGGTTATTCGGGAAACCATTGGTAAGGATCTTCCTAAAGGATTCCAAAGCGCCGAGTTCGTACTTGATCATGGCTTTCTGGATTTCATCGTTGACCGGAAAGACCTGAAAGAAAAGCTAACTAACCTGTTCCGAATGCTGGAATAG